A portion of the Manihot esculenta cultivar AM560-2 chromosome 2, M.esculenta_v8, whole genome shotgun sequence genome contains these proteins:
- the LOC122723093 gene encoding putative uncharacterized protein DDB_G0290521, protein MWKKLGLPRPPSPSDSDDEAWDAPPPAIINTETPPATSTGTGRTDSPAVQIYRRQKKRQRTPPPPSTIAPSANPAGEMLPEATTSSGYSQKRPRTQSPPRSDPEPEPAMHPAGHKESAVPTDTPTEAPTDSTSAVPSDVPSDAPMDLPSDVASDVPSDTLSDVPNNLPSDLPRPVYPDHIVKSLTFNKISERTRLLKISSLPYHPGIRHSHGL, encoded by the exons atgtggaagaaaTTAGGGCTACCCAGACCGCCCAGTCCCTCTGACAGTGACGATGAAGCGTGGGACGCACCTCCACCGGCCATCATCAACACCGAGACACCACCGGCCACAAGCACAGGAACAGGACGCACCGATTCACCGGCCGTCCAGATATATCGCCGGCAAAAGAAACGGCAAAGAACGCCGCCACCACCATCCACAATAGCCCCGTCGGCAAACCCTGCGGGCGAAATGCTACCTGAAGCCACCACTTCCTCCGGCTACAGCCAGAAACGGCCACGAACACAGTCGCCACCAAGATCAGACCCAGAGCCAGAACCTGCCATGCATCCCGCCGGACACAAAGAAAGCGCTGTGCCCACTGATACGCCCACTGAGGCACCCACTGATTCCACCAGCGCTGTGCCCAGCGATGTGCCCAGCGATGCGCCCATGGACCTACCAAGTGATGTGGCTAGCGATGTGCCCAGCGACACACTCAGTGATGTGCCCAAcaatttgcccagcgatttgcccaggccAGTGTACCCTGATCACATCGTCAAATCCCTGACATTCAACAAAATTTCTGAGCGAACTAGGCTGCTTAAAATTTCATCCCTACCATATCACCCAG GAATTCGGCAtagccatgggctgtga